In a genomic window of Primulina huaijiensis isolate GDHJ02 chromosome 10, ASM1229523v2, whole genome shotgun sequence:
- the LOC140985797 gene encoding ABC transporter F family member 4: MVRKKADEGGVNTKAKPSGKEKLSVSEMLASMDSKPEKPKKGPSLTSAKPKSKTAPKLSSYTDDIDLPSSEEEDDEEMLKLNETNKQPSRQNRSSTKPLDISVGEKELKKREKKDMIAAQAAEFAKHEALKDDHDAFTVVIGSRASVLDGEDDADANVKDITVDNFSVAARGKELLKNASVKISHGKRYGLVGPNGKGKSTLLKLLAWRKIPVPKNIDVLLVEQEVVGDDKTALEAVVSANEELIKIRQEVASLNASTASTGDNEDDESDGDDVGEKLAELYEKLQLMGSDAAEAQASKILAGLGFTKNMQGRPTRSFSGGWRMRISLARALFVQPTLLLLDEPTNHLDLRAVLWLEEYLCRWKKTLIVVSHDRDFLNTVCSEIIHLHELKLHFYRGNFDAFESGYEQRRKEMNKKFEIYDKQVKAAKRSGSRAQQEKVKDKAKFVASKEASKNKGKGKIDEDEPLPEAPQKWRDYTVEFHFPEPTELTPPLLQLIEVTFSYPNRDDFKLSNVDVGIDMGTRVAIVGPNGAGKSTLLNLLAGDLVPTTGEVRRSQKLRIGRYSQHFVDLLTMDETPVQYLLRLHPDQEGLSKQEAVRAKLGKFGLPSHNHLTPIVKLSGGQKARVVFTSISMSKPHILLLDEPTNHLDMQSIDALADALDEFTGGVVLVSHDSRLISRVCEDEERSEIWVVENGTVEFFPGTFEEYKEELIKEIRAEVDD, translated from the coding sequence ATGGTTAGGAAGAAAGCAGATGAGGGCGGTGTTAATACAAAGGCTAAGCCAAGTGGTAAAGAGAAATTATCTGTGTCTGAAATGCTTGCGAGTATGGACTCAAAACCGGAAAAACCAAAGAAAGGCCCAAGCTTGACATCTGCTAAGCCCAAGTCAAAGACAGCTCCAAAGTTGTCATCTTACACTGATGACATTGATCTTCCTTCCTCGGAGGAGGAGGATGATGAGGAGATGCTGAAGCTCAATGAGACAAACAAACAGCCAAGTAGACAGAATAGAAGTTCTACAAAGCCTCTTGATATCTCTGTCGGTGAAAAAGAATTGAAGAAACGAGAGAAGAAGGACATGATTGCTGCTCAGGCTGCTGAATTTGCTAAGCATGAGGCCCTTAAGGATGATCATGATGCTTTTACTGTTGTGATTGGCAGTCGAGCTTCTGTACTTGATGGTGAAGATGATGCAGACGCCAATGTCAAAGATATAACTGTTGATAACTTCTCTGTGGCTGCTCGCGGGAAAGAACTTTTGAAGAATGCATCAGTGAAGATTTCTCACGGGAAGAGGTATGGTTTGGTTGGACCCAACGGAAAGGGTAAATCTACTCTTTTGAAGCTTCTTGCTTGGAGAAAAATTCCTGTACCCAAAAATATTGATGTACTTCTGGTTGAACAAGAGGTCGTTGGTGATGATAAAACAGCCCTTGAAGCAGTTGTTTCAGCCAATGAAGAACTTATAAAAATTAGGCAAGAGGTTGCATCTTTGAATGCATCTACTGCATCCACTGGTGataatgaagatgatgagtcTGATGGGGACGATGTGGGAGAGAAGCTTGCTGAGTTGTATGAAAAGTTGCAACTAATGGGCTCAGATGCTGCCGAGGCTCAGGCTTCTAAAATTTTAGCTGGGTTGGGTTTCACTAAAAATATGCAAGGCCGTCCTACACGCTCTTTTAGTGGCGGTTGGAGAATGAGAATTTCTTTGGCTAGGGCTCTATTTGTTCAGCCTACCCTGTTGCTCTTGGATGAACCCACCAACCATCTCGACCTTAGGGCCGTTCTGTGGTTAGAAGAATACTTGTGCAGATGGAAGAAAACTCTCATTGTTGTTTCACACGATCGAGATTTTCTGAATACAGTTTGCAGTGAAATTATTCATCTCCACGAATTAAAACTCCACTTTTATCGTGGAAATTTTGATGCTTTTGAAAGTGGTTATGAACAGCGTCGCAAAGAGATGAAcaagaagtttgagatttatgaCAAGCAGGTAAAAGCTGCTAAGAGATCTGGGAGTCGGGCTCAGCAAGAAAAGGTAAAAGATAAAGCCAAATTTGTCGCATCCAAGGAAGCTTCTAAGAACAAGGGTAAAGGCAAGATCGATGAAGATGAACCTCTCCCTGAGGCCCCTCAGAAGTGGAGAGATTACACTGTGGAGTTTCATTTTCCTGAACCCACCGAGCTGACACCGCCACTGTTGCAGCTAATTGAAGTCACCTTCAGCTATCCAAATCGAGATGATTTCAAGCTATCTAATGTGGATGTTGGTATTGATATGGGGACTCGTGTGGCAATTGTAGGACCCAATGGAGCTGGGAAGTCTACCCTGCTCAACCTTCTTGCTGGGGATTTGGTTCCAACAACAGGTGAAGTAAGGAGGAGTCAAAAATTGAGGATTGGCCGATACTCCCAGCATTTTGTGGATCTCTTGACAATGGATGAAACACCAGTTCAATATCTTCTTCGCCTCCATCCGGATCAAGAAGGACTCAGCAAACAGGAGGCTGTTCGTGCTAAGCTTGGGAAGTTTGGACTTCCCAGTCACAACCATCTAACACCAATTGTTAAACTATCTGGAGGGCAGAAAGCCCGTGTGGTCTTCACTTCCATATCCATGTCTAAGCCACATATTCTTCTTTTAGATGAACCAACTAATCATTTGGACATGCAAAGTATCGATGCATTAGCAGATGCACTTGATGAGTTCACTGGTGGTGTTGTCCTAGTCAGTCATGACTCTCGGCTTATATCACGAGTTTGCGAAGATGAGGAAAGAAGTGAAATATGGGTAGTGGAGAACGGAACTGTTGAGTTCTTCCCAGGCACGTTCGAAGAGTACAAGGAGGAGCTTATCAAGGAAATCAGAGCAGAGGTTGATGATTAA
- the LOC140986782 gene encoding uncharacterized protein: MDRRTGFLLALICIAASVVGGQSPAAAPAPAPATVAVPTTPATAPVAAPVSTPPTSAPVSSPPTVSTPPPDSSPVSSPQTPAQVQSPPTPPPEAATPPAPISAPPIEPPATAPSPSKKSISPAPAPELLSPPAPPTEAPGPSTEPISPGPAAVKDLSGAEKLSVLGSLSLFIGCFFVII; encoded by the exons ATGGATCGGAGAACGGGATTTCTTCTTGCATTGATCTGCATTGCAGCTTCCGTAGTCGGCGGACAGTCCCCTGCGGCTGCTCCTGCTCCAGCTCCAGCCACAGTCGCCGTCCCCACAACACCGGCGACTGCGCCTGTAGCAGCTCCAGTTTCGACTCCTCCGACTTCAGCTCCGGTGAGTTCTCCACCGACAGTTTCCACTCCGCCGCCGGATTCATCGCCTGTGAGCTCACCGCAGACACCAGCCCAGGTTCAGTCTCCACCAACTCCGCCACCCGAGGCAGCAACTCCACCTGCTCCGATTTCAGCGCCTCCGATTGAACCTCCGGCCACCGCACCGTCTCCTAGCAAGAAGAGCATCTCGCCTGCTCCTGCTCCTGAACTACTCAGTCCTCCTGCACCGCCGACCGAAGCTCCTGGCCCCAGCACCGAACCTATATCTCCCGGTCCTGCGGCAGTTAAAGATCTG aGCGGAGCAGAGAAATTGAGCGTGCTGGGAAGTTTGTCCCTGTTCATTGGCTGCTTCTTCGTCATTATCTAG